A portion of the Roseovarius sp. SCSIO 43702 genome contains these proteins:
- a CDS encoding D-amino acid dehydrogenase has product MKVVVMGAGVIGVTTAYYLAKHGADVVVIDRQTGPGLETSYANAGQLSYGMTSPWAAPGIPMKAVRWMFMKRRPLFIWPLISPTMWKWCVQMVRNCNEESYKVNKGRMVRVSSYSRDVMPDLIAETGIEYDGRAQGTLQLFRTEKQVKASKADQEILAEYDSPYEVLDRDGCIAAEPALAHVREKFVGGLRLTADRTGDCRMFTIALTEKCVEMGVEFQYGQTIRSIATEGDRITGVDTEIAGRITGDAYVCAMGSYAVRVLNPIGIKLPVYPVKGYSVTLPVVDDAGAPQSTVMDETHKVAITRLGDRIRVAGQAEIAGYSNRLGPHATDTVKHVIGDLFPKGGDLSRAEGWTGLRPMTPDGTPVLGPSRYENLFLNTGHGTLGWTMACGSGRAVADVVLGRTPEISFEGLTAARYQR; this is encoded by the coding sequence ATGAAAGTTGTCGTCATGGGCGCCGGTGTCATCGGCGTCACAACAGCCTACTATCTCGCCAAACATGGTGCCGACGTGGTCGTGATCGACCGCCAGACCGGGCCGGGCCTCGAAACGAGCTATGCCAATGCGGGGCAGCTCAGCTATGGCATGACCTCGCCCTGGGCCGCGCCCGGCATCCCGATGAAGGCCGTCAGGTGGATGTTCATGAAGCGCCGCCCGCTCTTCATCTGGCCGCTCATCAGCCCGACCATGTGGAAGTGGTGCGTGCAGATGGTGCGCAACTGCAACGAGGAAAGCTACAAGGTGAACAAGGGCCGCATGGTCCGCGTCTCGAGCTACTCGCGCGACGTGATGCCCGATCTCATCGCCGAGACGGGCATCGAGTATGACGGCCGCGCGCAGGGCACGCTTCAGCTTTTCCGCACCGAGAAACAGGTCAAGGCATCGAAGGCCGACCAGGAGATCCTTGCGGAGTACGATTCGCCCTACGAGGTGCTGGACCGCGACGGGTGCATCGCCGCCGAACCCGCGCTGGCACATGTGCGCGAGAAATTCGTCGGCGGGTTGCGCCTCACTGCGGATCGCACCGGCGATTGCCGCATGTTTACCATCGCGCTGACCGAGAAATGCGTCGAGATGGGCGTCGAATTCCAGTATGGACAGACGATCAGGTCCATCGCGACCGAGGGCGACCGGATCACCGGCGTGGATACCGAAATCGCGGGACGGATCACCGGTGACGCCTACGTCTGCGCGATGGGAAGCTACGCGGTGCGCGTGCTCAATCCCATCGGGATCAAGCTTCCCGTCTATCCGGTCAAGGGCTATTCGGTGACGCTTCCCGTCGTCGATGACGCGGGCGCGCCGCAATCGACCGTCATGGACGAAACGCACAAGGTCGCGATCACGCGCCTGGGCGACCGCATCCGCGTCGCGGGCCAAGCCGAGATCGCGGGCTATTCCAACCGCCTCGGGCCGCACGCGACAGATACCGTCAAGCACGTCATCGGCGATCTTTTCCCCAAGGGCGGCGACCTCTCGCGCGCCGAGGGCTGGACGGGCCTGCGCCCGATGACGCCCGACGGAACACCGGTGCTGGGACCGTCGCGTTACGAGAACCTCTTTCTCAACACCGGGCATGGCACGCTGGGCTGGACCATGGCCTGCGGCTCGGGCCGCGCGGTTGCGGATGTCGTGCTGGGCCGGACGCCGGAAATCTCGTTCGAGGGGCTGACCGCCGCGCGTTACCAACGCTAG
- a CDS encoding DUF2312 domain-containing protein — protein MQDATEANYRVTADELRQFIERFERLEAEKRDIADQQKEVMAEAKARGYDTKVMRQVISLRKRDKDDIAEEEAVLEMYKEALGMT, from the coding sequence ATGCAGGACGCCACGGAAGCCAATTACCGCGTGACCGCGGATGAACTTCGTCAATTCATCGAGCGTTTCGAACGGCTTGAGGCCGAGAAACGGGATATCGCGGATCAGCAGAAAGAGGTCATGGCCGAGGCCAAGGCGCGGGGTTATGACACCAAGGTCATGCGGCAGGTGATCTCGCTTCGCAAGCGCGACAAGGATGATATCGCCGAGGAAGAGGCGGTTCTGGAGATGTACAAGGAAGCGCTCGGGATGACCTGA
- a CDS encoding enoyl-CoA hydratase-related protein produces MPHGDRHDIESVRVETSQRDGIVTLVLSCPPVNGLSASMRDDLSRALDAAFAETSTTGILIAGANGRLSAGLDIAAYGDAETIGDMVALCDRIEAARVPVAILLDGLVSGAALSLALAAHFRVATPRARLAVTELQLGMIPCGGLTQRLPRLVGAQTALRLMLTAKAVRATDPVARPLVDHLAESDAVDEAVRFLAKKTSPRRTRDRRMGLNDPRTYLQSVRDIQSRMSDMSSPEGAALRTVEAALLLPFEQGVALESCLGAECRDAPRARAARHMAIVAQQARLPAHLSTQVTHPGRMSLEGEDGEVVAFGSRALVKGWTVEFRSEKSEELARRIKETLDRAVSRGKVAGEERDAALGRLALNGATADDGVITLYAGTPAPEGTVRLGLTMDTTIPALWMGTPHDDVTVAELSGPVSSEGDLARAAAFARSVCPVVIRSGRGAGCATRWLGAGYLAAAFDLRAMGWSETEIDGAAKTLGAERGPFEIMRRLGTDRAAGELAWFAECAGWRAPDDQASGDGPGIISPKRGLLGAMVNVVLHALCHRVVFRPADAEMLLVHLTRVEAARGGMLFQADEEGLLSLLRNLEALGAGQGSTLRPVPAWEAMVLEGRDFFARPFDFDAFLRTSE; encoded by the coding sequence GTGCCACATGGGGATCGCCATGACATCGAATCCGTGAGGGTCGAGACATCTCAGCGCGATGGCATCGTCACACTCGTGCTTTCGTGCCCGCCGGTGAACGGACTCAGCGCATCCATGCGCGACGATCTCTCGCGCGCCCTCGACGCGGCCTTCGCGGAAACCTCGACTACCGGCATCCTCATAGCGGGCGCAAACGGACGCTTGTCGGCCGGTCTCGATATCGCGGCCTATGGCGACGCGGAGACCATCGGCGATATGGTCGCTCTCTGCGACCGGATCGAAGCCGCGCGGGTCCCCGTCGCGATCCTGCTCGACGGACTGGTCAGTGGCGCCGCTCTCTCGCTCGCCTTGGCGGCCCACTTCCGGGTTGCGACACCACGGGCCCGGCTTGCGGTGACCGAGTTGCAGCTTGGCATGATCCCGTGCGGTGGCCTCACGCAGCGTCTTCCGCGACTCGTCGGGGCGCAGACCGCGCTACGTCTCATGCTCACGGCCAAGGCCGTCCGGGCCACCGATCCGGTCGCGCGGCCTTTGGTCGATCATCTTGCCGAGAGTGACGCGGTGGATGAGGCTGTGCGGTTTCTTGCGAAAAAGACGTCGCCGCGCCGGACCAGGGATCGCAGGATGGGGCTCAACGATCCGCGCACCTATCTTCAGTCCGTGCGGGATATCCAATCCCGGATGTCCGACATGTCGAGCCCCGAGGGCGCGGCCCTGCGCACGGTCGAGGCCGCGCTTCTCCTGCCGTTCGAGCAAGGCGTCGCGCTCGAAAGCTGCCTCGGCGCGGAATGCCGCGACGCGCCGCGTGCGCGGGCCGCGCGCCACATGGCCATCGTGGCGCAGCAAGCCCGGCTTCCGGCGCATCTCTCGACTCAAGTCACCCATCCTGGCCGAATGTCCCTGGAAGGCGAAGATGGGGAGGTTGTCGCCTTCGGGTCGAGAGCGCTCGTGAAGGGTTGGACGGTGGAGTTTCGATCGGAAAAATCCGAGGAACTGGCGCGGCGGATCAAAGAGACGCTGGACCGGGCGGTGTCCCGCGGAAAGGTCGCGGGCGAGGAGCGGGACGCGGCCCTGGGCAGGCTGGCATTGAATGGTGCGACGGCCGACGATGGCGTAATCACGCTTTACGCCGGAACGCCGGCTCCGGAAGGCACGGTTCGGCTTGGCCTGACCATGGACACGACGATCCCCGCGCTCTGGATGGGCACGCCCCACGATGACGTCACCGTTGCGGAGCTGTCGGGTCCGGTTTCGAGCGAGGGTGATCTTGCCCGCGCGGCGGCGTTCGCGCGGTCTGTTTGTCCGGTGGTGATTCGGAGCGGACGGGGCGCCGGCTGTGCAACCCGGTGGCTCGGGGCCGGATATCTTGCCGCCGCCTTCGACCTTCGCGCAATGGGCTGGTCCGAGACGGAAATCGACGGGGCCGCCAAGACCCTCGGTGCTGAACGAGGACCGTTTGAAATCATGCGGAGGCTGGGCACCGATCGGGCCGCCGGGGAGCTGGCGTGGTTCGCGGAATGCGCTGGTTGGCGCGCACCGGACGATCAGGCTTCGGGAGATGGGCCCGGAATCATCTCACCAAAGCGCGGTTTGCTTGGTGCCATGGTGAACGTCGTGCTGCACGCGCTTTGCCATCGCGTGGTTTTCCGACCTGCCGACGCGGAGATGCTACTTGTCCATCTGACCCGCGTCGAGGCCGCGCGCGGGGGGATGCTGTTTCAGGCCGATGAAGAAGGCCTTCTGTCCCTCTTGAGGAATTTGGAAGCACTCGGCGCGGGGCAGGGAAGCACGCTGAGACCGGTGCCGGCCTGGGAAGCGATGGTTCTGGAGGGACGGGATTTCTTCGCGCGGCCCTTCGATTTCGACGCGTTTCTCAGGACGTCAGAATAA
- a CDS encoding FliM/FliN family flagellar motor switch protein, whose amino-acid sequence MEADASDRVISRKARTAREGFEARAMSPAKALRLALAKAADATMDLALAVTTLEQSQVSRGELIKTFAAPGLLILIEGARRGAARLDSGALASIIEQQTIGRVTDRAIGERPVTRTDAALVASFLDDTLSRLAGFLSDQEGAETWRGYEYGAMLENAHDLDLSLESEEFHLFRVSTSLADGMRLGLIEIALPVVDLPPEERDGEGAAPERGRALASVVVEATVTFDAVLDRVSMPIDEVMKLAVGNRVPLDIGPDLLLRVEGVGRHLVSGARLGQMNGARAVRLVSSETPRRSSGRTDGAGPMPPPVSQTSDRAATEGAVTASKPNETDPAGTSALADHEEDTPRPEAADPQETYPLDA is encoded by the coding sequence ATGGAAGCCGACGCCTCCGACAGGGTGATCTCGAGGAAGGCCCGCACCGCGCGGGAAGGGTTCGAAGCGCGCGCCATGTCACCCGCCAAGGCGCTTCGCCTGGCGCTCGCCAAGGCCGCGGACGCCACCATGGACCTCGCGCTCGCTGTCACAACGCTCGAGCAATCGCAGGTGTCGCGCGGCGAATTGATAAAGACATTCGCGGCCCCGGGGCTGCTGATCCTGATCGAGGGCGCGCGGCGCGGGGCGGCGCGGCTCGATAGTGGCGCGCTGGCCTCCATCATCGAGCAGCAGACCATCGGGCGCGTGACCGACCGCGCCATTGGCGAACGGCCGGTGACACGCACGGATGCCGCACTGGTGGCGTCCTTTCTGGACGACACCCTGTCGCGCCTGGCCGGATTCCTCTCCGATCAAGAGGGGGCGGAAACATGGCGCGGTTATGAATACGGTGCCATGCTGGAAAACGCGCATGATCTCGACCTGTCGCTCGAGTCCGAGGAGTTCCACCTGTTCCGCGTCTCCACCTCGCTCGCCGACGGGATGCGCCTGGGCCTCATCGAAATCGCGCTGCCGGTTGTCGACCTGCCGCCCGAAGAGCGCGACGGCGAGGGGGCGGCGCCCGAACGGGGGCGAGCGCTCGCATCCGTCGTGGTGGAGGCTACGGTCACATTCGATGCAGTCCTCGACCGCGTGTCCATGCCTATCGACGAGGTGATGAAGCTCGCGGTCGGCAATCGAGTTCCGCTCGACATCGGACCGGATCTCCTGCTGCGTGTCGAAGGCGTGGGGCGTCACCTCGTTTCCGGCGCGCGGCTTGGCCAGATGAACGGCGCTCGCGCGGTGCGACTCGTTTCGTCGGAAACACCGCGTCGATCGAGTGGACGAACGGATGGTGCCGGGCCGATGCCACCGCCTGTCTCCCAAACGAGCGACCGCGCAGCCACGGAAGGCGCGGTGACAGCGTCGAAACCGAATGAGACAGATCCGGCCGGCACGTCCGCTTTGGCGGACCATGAGGAGGACACTCCGCGCCCCGAGGCGGCTGATCCGCAGGAAACCTATCCTCTCGATGCCTGA
- a CDS encoding ATP-binding protein, which translates to MSVLNLLLTVSLGYVVLLFGVAFAADRAARRGRGAWLRSPVIYTLSLSIYCTAWTFYGAVGFAARSGLEFVTIYLGPTLVMIGWWTILRRMVRIGRAQRITSIADMMSSRYGKSNLLAVFVTLIAVIGTTPYIALQLQSVTLSINAFAQTDPASDPAATSGFSTLWIAAGLALFTVLFGTRNLDVNERHHGVVMAIALEAVVKLCALLAVGIFVVWGLGQGPVDLLSRIDASEIATWEVSSGRWVGLTMLSAAAFLCLPRMFQVMVVENQDERHLRTAAWAFPTYLLLMSLFVVPIAVMGLELLPAGSNPDLFVLTLPLLAGQDGLAVFSFIGGFSSATSMVIVASIALSTMVSNHIVMPIWLKMTGGTAVMSGDVRSVALIARRLSIAAVVSLGYLYFRVSGGGTALAAIGLIAFVGVSQFLPALVGGLLWRGATRSGALAGLTIGFAVWLYCLFLPGLGAGAVIPQDVMDNGLFGQGWLRPYAMFGARGLDPVLHAMLWSLSLNLLTFVTVSILGFPSPQERLQGAQFVNVFEHSRISGGWHAGMAQSEDLLIMAQRIMGPEEARKLFGRAAAIQGLSGFLPEPTTDFIELLERELAGSVGSATAHAMISQIIGGAHVSVDDLLAVADETAQIMQYSSRLEAKSAELADTARQLQEVNAKLTQISIQKDGFLSQISHELRTPMTSIRAFSEILRDADGLGKEDQARYAGIIHDEAKRLTRLLDDLLDLSVLESGEIVLNRREGRLSDLLDRAIAATGGESSALVVHPAEGAEDVVLDTDLDRLAQVFINLVSNAQKYCDAPDPQLWLELHEIPGGVALDFIDNGSGVPPDHQQLIFEKFSRVGETRAGGAGLGLAICREIMARLGGQIRYLADAERPAFRVELSNEMLARPRAA; encoded by the coding sequence ATGAGCGTTCTCAACCTGCTTCTGACGGTGTCGCTGGGTTACGTGGTGTTGCTCTTCGGCGTCGCATTCGCCGCGGATCGCGCGGCCCGGCGCGGCCGGGGAGCATGGCTGCGCTCGCCCGTGATCTACACGCTTTCTCTGTCGATCTATTGCACGGCCTGGACCTTCTACGGCGCGGTCGGCTTCGCGGCGCGCTCGGGGCTGGAATTCGTCACGATCTATCTCGGCCCCACGCTCGTCATGATCGGGTGGTGGACCATACTGCGCCGGATGGTGCGGATAGGACGCGCGCAGCGCATCACGTCGATCGCCGACATGATGTCGTCGCGCTATGGCAAGTCGAACCTGCTTGCCGTTTTCGTGACTTTGATCGCCGTCATCGGCACCACGCCCTACATCGCGCTGCAGTTGCAGTCCGTCACGCTTTCGATCAATGCCTTTGCCCAGACCGATCCGGCCTCGGATCCCGCAGCGACCTCCGGCTTTTCGACCTTGTGGATCGCGGCAGGGCTTGCGTTGTTCACGGTCCTTTTCGGAACGCGAAACCTCGATGTGAACGAACGCCATCACGGGGTGGTGATGGCGATCGCGCTCGAGGCGGTCGTGAAGCTCTGCGCGCTTCTTGCCGTCGGCATCTTCGTGGTCTGGGGGCTGGGGCAGGGGCCTGTGGACCTCCTGTCGCGGATCGACGCGTCGGAGATCGCCACATGGGAGGTCTCGAGCGGGCGTTGGGTGGGTCTTACCATGCTGTCGGCCGCCGCCTTCCTGTGTTTGCCTCGCATGTTCCAGGTCATGGTGGTCGAAAACCAGGACGAGCGTCACCTGCGCACCGCGGCCTGGGCCTTTCCGACCTATCTCCTGTTGATGAGTCTTTTCGTGGTGCCCATCGCCGTCATGGGGCTCGAGCTTCTGCCGGCAGGGTCCAACCCGGATCTCTTCGTCCTGACCCTTCCTCTGCTGGCCGGCCAGGATGGGCTTGCCGTCTTCAGCTTCATCGGCGGCTTTTCCTCGGCGACCTCCATGGTGATCGTGGCCTCAATCGCGCTTTCGACGATGGTGTCAAACCATATCGTGATGCCGATCTGGCTGAAGATGACCGGGGGAACGGCGGTAATGTCGGGGGATGTCCGCAGCGTCGCGCTCATTGCACGGCGGCTTTCCATCGCGGCGGTGGTCTCGCTGGGATATCTCTATTTCCGTGTATCGGGCGGGGGGACCGCGCTTGCAGCCATCGGGCTCATCGCCTTCGTCGGCGTGTCGCAGTTTCTTCCCGCGCTCGTCGGCGGGCTTCTCTGGCGTGGCGCCACGAGGAGCGGCGCATTGGCAGGGCTGACCATCGGTTTCGCCGTCTGGCTCTACTGCCTGTTCCTGCCCGGCCTCGGCGCGGGCGCAGTCATCCCGCAGGACGTGATGGACAACGGTCTTTTTGGCCAAGGCTGGCTCAGGCCGTACGCCATGTTCGGCGCGCGCGGGCTTGATCCGGTGCTCCACGCGATGCTCTGGAGCCTATCTCTCAACCTGTTGACCTTCGTCACCGTGTCGATCCTGGGGTTCCCCTCCCCGCAGGAACGGCTCCAGGGCGCGCAGTTCGTCAACGTCTTCGAGCATTCGCGTATCTCGGGCGGGTGGCATGCCGGCATGGCCCAGAGCGAAGACCTTCTCATCATGGCGCAGCGCATCATGGGCCCCGAGGAGGCGCGGAAGCTCTTTGGCCGAGCGGCGGCGATCCAGGGGCTTTCCGGCTTCCTGCCGGAACCCACGACCGATTTCATCGAGTTGCTCGAGCGCGAGTTGGCGGGTTCCGTCGGATCGGCCACTGCGCATGCGATGATATCCCAGATCATCGGCGGCGCGCATGTCTCGGTCGACGACCTTCTTGCGGTGGCGGACGAGACCGCGCAGATCATGCAGTATTCCTCGCGGCTCGAGGCGAAATCCGCCGAGCTTGCCGATACGGCCCGCCAATTGCAGGAAGTGAACGCGAAGCTAACGCAGATCTCGATCCAGAAGGACGGGTTTCTGTCGCAGATCAGTCACGAGCTCCGGACCCCCATGACTTCGATCCGCGCCTTCTCGGAAATTCTCCGTGATGCCGACGGCCTCGGCAAGGAAGACCAGGCCCGCTATGCCGGCATCATCCACGACGAGGCGAAGCGGCTCACGCGGCTTCTCGACGACCTCCTCGACCTGAGCGTTCTCGAGAGCGGCGAGATCGTCCTGAACAGGCGTGAGGGCCGTCTATCGGATCTGCTGGACCGCGCCATTGCCGCAACGGGCGGAGAAAGCAGCGCGCTTGTCGTACATCCGGCCGAAGGAGCGGAAGACGTGGTGCTGGACACCGATCTCGACCGCTTGGCACAGGTTTTCATCAACCTCGTGTCGAATGCCCAGAAATACTGCGATGCGCCCGACCCGCAGCTCTGGCTCGAGTTGCACGAGATCCCCGGCGGCGTCGCACTCGATTTCATCGACAACGGCTCGGGTGTGCCGCCGGATCACCAGCAACTGATCTTCGAGAAATTTTCCCGCGTGGGCGAGACGCGGGCCGGTGGAGCTGGGCTCGGCCTCGCCATCTGCCGCGAGATCATGGCGCGGCTCGGGGGGCAGATCCGCTATCTTGCCGATGCCGAACGACCGGCGTTCCGGGTTGAGCTTTCCAATGAGATGCTGGCGAGACCCCGGGCGGCGTGA
- a CDS encoding response regulator transcription factor, producing MAPNVLLIEDEPNIIEAIGFVLKRNGLTVRTHSNGVDAVEAVRRERPDVVILDVMLPGKSGFDILQELRQDDELGNIPVLMLTARGQKRDRDMAERAGASRYMTKPFANAAVLEAVQDLMNG from the coding sequence ATGGCACCAAACGTGCTTCTGATCGAGGATGAGCCCAACATAATCGAAGCCATCGGTTTCGTTCTGAAGCGCAACGGCCTTACCGTCCGAACCCATTCGAACGGCGTCGATGCGGTCGAGGCGGTGCGGCGCGAAAGGCCGGACGTGGTCATTCTGGACGTCATGCTGCCGGGCAAGAGCGGCTTCGATATTCTCCAGGAACTCAGGCAGGATGACGAGTTGGGGAACATCCCGGTCCTGATGCTTACCGCGCGCGGGCAGAAACGGGACCGCGATATGGCCGAACGCGCGGGTGCCAGTCGCTACATGACCAAACCCTTCGCAAATGCCGCCGTGCTCGAGGCCGTGCAGGATCTGATGAACGGATGA
- a CDS encoding short-chain fatty acyl-CoA regulator family protein, translated as MGENDAREIGLVGSRIRERRLALGIRQAHLAEEVGISPSYLNLIEHNRRRIAGGLVLHIADALKVEPALLTRGPAAALVGGLREAAKAVADEGLDLAAAEEFAERFPGWAELLIRGRREIGRLEQAVEALTDRLSHDPDLAGKLHEVLSVVTAIRSTASILVETPDLETGWLDRFHRNIHQDSRRLAEGAAALVSYLETPPGEHTGTLTPQEEFDAFLDARGHHFPALEQPGAAPAEIVEGAEELRSDGGRTLALEWLKAYDELASELPLRQMTDMIGRVGVDPVALAGDLGVGLPDVMRRLAHLPEALVGELGHVACDGAGAVTQRRPVAGFAVPRGVGACPLWPLYLALGQPGQPLRLAVRQTGRDPRWMTAFAVSEVEPPSGYQMPPLRRAQMLLVPASRPPDDHEPTLDTGITCRICPRPDCTARREPSILRDAF; from the coding sequence ATGGGGGAAAATGACGCGAGGGAAATCGGCCTCGTCGGAAGCCGGATCCGCGAGCGTCGTCTCGCGCTGGGCATCAGGCAGGCGCATCTTGCCGAAGAGGTCGGTATCTCGCCCTCCTATCTCAATCTCATCGAGCACAACCGGCGCAGAATCGCGGGCGGTCTCGTTCTTCACATCGCGGATGCCCTGAAAGTCGAACCCGCCCTGCTGACCCGCGGACCGGCGGCCGCGCTTGTGGGCGGGTTGCGGGAGGCTGCCAAGGCGGTGGCGGACGAGGGCCTCGACCTCGCCGCCGCCGAGGAATTCGCGGAACGATTTCCCGGTTGGGCCGAGCTTCTCATCCGGGGGCGACGCGAGATCGGTCGGCTCGAACAGGCAGTCGAGGCCCTGACCGATCGTCTGAGCCATGACCCAGATCTGGCCGGGAAACTGCACGAGGTGCTGAGCGTTGTCACCGCGATCCGATCCACCGCGTCGATCCTGGTCGAGACGCCCGATCTCGAGACCGGGTGGCTCGACAGGTTCCATCGCAACATCCATCAGGATAGCCGCAGACTTGCCGAAGGGGCGGCCGCGCTCGTCTCGTATCTCGAGACGCCTCCGGGCGAACACACCGGCACGCTGACCCCGCAAGAGGAGTTCGACGCATTTCTCGACGCACGCGGCCATCATTTTCCCGCGCTCGAGCAGCCGGGGGCGGCCCCCGCCGAGATCGTCGAGGGTGCGGAGGAACTGCGCTCGGACGGTGGGCGCACTCTCGCCCTCGAATGGCTGAAGGCCTACGACGAATTGGCCTCCGAACTGCCACTTCGGCAGATGACCGATATGATCGGGCGCGTGGGCGTCGATCCGGTGGCGCTTGCCGGCGACTTGGGCGTGGGTCTGCCGGATGTCATGCGCAGGCTCGCGCATTTGCCCGAGGCGCTCGTCGGAGAGCTTGGGCACGTGGCATGCGACGGCGCGGGGGCGGTCACGCAACGCCGCCCGGTGGCGGGGTTCGCGGTGCCGCGCGGGGTGGGGGCCTGTCCGCTCTGGCCGCTTTACCTGGCGCTGGGGCAACCGGGCCAGCCATTGAGACTGGCCGTGCGGCAGACCGGTCGCGATCCACGCTGGATGACGGCTTTCGCGGTTTCCGAGGTCGAACCCCCTTCGGGCTACCAGATGCCACCGCTGAGGCGCGCGCAGATGCTTCTGGTGCCGGCATCTCGCCCTCCCGACGATCACGAGCCGACGCTGGATACCGGCATCACCTGCCGGATCTGTCCACGTCCTGACTGCACCGCGCGGCGAGAGCCGTCGATCCTTCGAGACGCCTTTTGA
- a CDS encoding substrate-binding protein: MSKSNFTRRGLLKTGTIAGVGLAMPTIFTASSARAFTNEPTGDTVTLGFNVPQSGPYADEGADELRAYKLAVEHLNGEGDGGMMQTFSSKALQGNGIMGKKVEFVTGDTQTKSDAARASAKSMIEKDGAVMITGGSSSGVAVAVQALCQEAGVIFMAGLTHSNDTTGKDRKANGFRHFFNSYMSGAALAPVLAEAYGKDRKAYHLTADYNWGYTTEEAIRDSTEAMGWETVNAVKTPLTQTDFSSYIAPVLQSGADVLVLNHYGGNMVNSLTNAVQFGLRSKEVNGKQFEIIVPLYSELMARGAGENIAGILGSQNWDWKLENEMGDRYVGTNAFVQSFGDKYGFPPSQAAHTCYVQTLLYADAVERAGSFDPCAVVEALEGFEFDGLGNGPTLYRAEDHQCFKDVVVVRGKENPENEFDLVEIVKVTPVDQVTYAPDAPQFGGAEASLGSCSTGA; encoded by the coding sequence ATGTCAAAATCCAATTTCACGCGTCGCGGCCTGCTCAAGACCGGCACCATCGCCGGTGTCGGCCTCGCGATGCCGACGATCTTCACCGCATCCTCGGCGCGCGCCTTCACCAATGAACCGACGGGCGATACCGTCACGCTCGGCTTCAACGTGCCTCAGAGCGGCCCCTACGCCGACGAGGGCGCGGACGAACTGCGCGCCTACAAGCTGGCGGTCGAGCACCTGAACGGCGAAGGCGACGGCGGGATGATGCAGACCTTCTCGTCCAAGGCGCTGCAAGGCAACGGCATCATGGGCAAGAAGGTCGAGTTCGTCACGGGCGACACGCAGACCAAGTCGGACGCCGCCCGCGCATCGGCGAAGTCGATGATCGAGAAGGACGGGGCGGTGATGATCACCGGCGGGTCGTCTTCGGGCGTGGCCGTCGCCGTGCAGGCGCTCTGCCAGGAAGCGGGCGTCATCTTCATGGCGGGCCTCACGCACTCCAACGATACCACGGGCAAGGACCGCAAGGCCAACGGCTTCCGCCACTTCTTCAACAGCTACATGTCGGGCGCGGCCCTCGCGCCGGTACTCGCCGAAGCCTATGGCAAGGATCGCAAGGCCTATCACCTGACAGCCGACTACAACTGGGGCTATACCACCGAAGAAGCCATCAGAGACTCGACCGAGGCGATGGGCTGGGAGACTGTGAACGCGGTCAAGACGCCGCTCACGCAGACGGACTTCTCATCCTACATCGCACCGGTGCTTCAGTCGGGCGCGGACGTGCTGGTGCTCAACCACTACGGCGGCAACATGGTCAACTCGCTCACCAACGCGGTGCAGTTCGGCTTGCGCTCGAAAGAGGTCAACGGGAAGCAGTTCGAGATCATCGTGCCGCTCTACTCCGAGCTCATGGCGCGGGGCGCGGGCGAGAACATCGCCGGCATCCTCGGCTCGCAGAACTGGGACTGGAAACTCGAGAACGAGATGGGTGACCGCTATGTCGGCACCAACGCCTTCGTGCAGTCCTTCGGCGACAAGTACGGCTTCCCGCCCAGCCAGGCGGCGCATACCTGCTACGTGCAGACCCTGCTCTATGCCGATGCCGTCGAGCGCGCCGGCAGCTTCGATCCCTGCGCGGTCGTCGAGGCGCTCGAAGGCTTCGAGTTCGACGGTCTGGGCAACGGCCCGACGCTCTACCGCGCCGAAGACCACCAGTGCTTCAAGGACGTCGTCGTCGTGCGGGGCAAGGAGAACCCGGAGAACGAGTTCGACCTCGTGGAGATCGTCAAGGTCACGCCGGTCGACCAGGTCACCTATGCTCCCGACGCCCCGCAGTTCGGCGGCGCGGAGGCAAGCCTCGGGTCCTGCAGCACCGGCGCGTAA